In Gemmatimonadaceae bacterium, the genomic stretch TGTTGTATCCGAAGCTCTTCCAGATGGACATGAGCACGATCGCCGGGAGCGCCCACCGCGCATCGCCCAGCCAGTCGACGGGACCGATGCCTAACGCGCCGAGTCCGTGGTTGACGAGGCCGTAGCGCGTGTGGAGCATGAAGCGCCAGATCACCGCCGCCGCCACGAGCGTGGTCACGTAGGGCGCAAAGTAGACCGTGCGGAAGAAGCCCCGGAACGGCGCCAGCCGTGCGTTCACGAGCAGCGCCGCGCCGAGCGACACCGCAACCGACAGCGGTCCGCCGATCAGCCCGTAGAACAGCGTGTTGCGCAGGGCGCCGAGGAAGTCCGGGTTGGTGAGCAGCTGATGGTAGTTCGCCAGCCCGATCACCCGGAGGACACCACGGTCGGCGAGCGCATATAGGTCGAAGTCGGTGAAGCTGAGCAGGAGCGCCGCGACGACGGGCACGAAGAAGAAGACGCCGATGAGCGCGAGCGCTGGCGCAAGGAATCCCCAGGCCGCCCGCTGCCGCCCACCACCGTCCCGGCCCTTCGTCACGCCTTCGACATGGTGCGCGGCGGCGCCTTGTTGTTTCATGGCCTCGGCCACGTGCTCAGCCGTGCTCCGGACGTCTCCGCTCATCGTGGATCCGCCCCCTGACCCCGCTCGGCGATCCAGCGGCGCTTCTCCAGCAACCGATCGACGTCGCGATTCATTGCCACCACCGCCTGATCGATGGTCAACACGCCCCGCACCACGCGTTCCTGGTATTCGATGACCTTGGTGGCGACCTGTTCCCACTCCGGCACGGCCGGCAGCGGCCGCAGGCGGTCGAGCTGGGTGCGAAAGGCGGCGGCGTGCGCGTTGTTCGCCAGGAGTGGGTCCTGCCAGGCGGCGTAGGTTGGCGGGAGGTTGCCGCTGATCCGGTAGAACTCGAGCTGTGTCGAAGGCTGTGAGAGCCATTCGATGAGCGCCCAGGCTTCGGCCGGATGCCGGCTGCCGCGGAACATCACCAGCGACGATCCTCCGGCCATCGAGATGCCTGACGAGTCCCCGCGGGGGCCGGGCATCGGCGCCGTTGCCCACGCGCCCCGAAGGGCAGGAGGCATGCGCGTGGCGAACTCGCCGAGCTGCCACGGGCCGGTGATGTACATCGCGAACGTTCCGCGCGCGAACTCCTGATGTACGTTGGCGAGCTGCTGCTGGCCGGCGCGCGGCGCGAGCCCCTCGTCGAAGATGCGCGCGTAGAACGCGAACGCGTCGCGGAACGGTGCGTCGGTGAACGCAC encodes the following:
- a CDS encoding sugar ABC transporter substrate-binding protein, giving the protein MSGSALRRGLVGALVIVAACGRARAPSGDVQLTMWAFGREGEVVQELMRDFEAAHPGIRVKVQQIPWMAAHEKLLTSYVGEMLPDIAQLGNTWIAEFETLDALAPLDSLIAGSRSLSRAAFFPGIWATNVVAGRTLGVPWYVDTRLLFYRRDLFERAGILAPPSTWDEWLVAMRRVKQLTGTPYGIFLPLSEWNPLVIFAMQAGSPLLTPGGLRGAFTDAPFRDAFAFYARIFDEGLAPRAGQQQLANVHQEFARGTFAMYITGPWQLGEFATRMPPALRGAWATAPMPGPRGDSSGISMAGGSSLVMFRGSRHPAEAWALIEWLSQPSTQLEFYRISGNLPPTYAAWQDPLLANNAHAAAFRTQLDRLRPLPAVPEWEQVATKVIEYQERVVRGVLTIDQAVVAMNRDVDRLLEKRRWIAERGQGADPR
- a CDS encoding sugar ABC transporter permease; its protein translation is MKQQGAAAHHVEGVTKGRDGGGRQRAAWGFLAPALALIGVFFFVPVVAALLLSFTDFDLYALADRGVLRVIGLANYHQLLTNPDFLGALRNTLFYGLIGGPLSVAVSLGAALLVNARLAPFRGFFRTVYFAPYVTTLVAAAVIWRFMLHTRYGLVNHGLGALGIGPVDWLGDARWALPAIVLMSIWKSFGYNMVIFVAGLQTIPEELYEAASLDGAKGWTRFRHVTLPMLGPTLGFVSVITLINYFQLFAEPYVMTQGGPLRSTTSLVLLMYEEGFRWWRMGVAAAVAVVLFALVLAGTLLQRRLMREDA